In Eremothecium gossypii ATCC 10895 chromosome V, complete sequence, the genomic stretch TCAGTTCGAGTTACGACCGCGAAGAGCTGACTAAGCGGCGGAAGCTGGCGATCAAGATGTCTAAACTAGTGCTACTGTTCTACAACTCTGGCGTAGGTGCGCGGCAGGAGCAGCAGTACTACGCTGCGCTGGAGCCTTTGAATTTGCCTACCGGAGACATGCAGGGGGGATTGGGGCAGTTTATTATGCCCACGCGGGAAAGCATTCAGTATGCCATTACACAGGAGCCGGTCTACTTCAATGGCATCGATATCAATGTTATTGCTGTTGTGGATGAGGAATGCCTCCTGGGCGATTCGTTAGCCCACGCCAGTTCACAGCAGTCATGGATCAAATCTGCGTTCAACATTCCGTCCCGGATGTTGTCGCGGCTGGCGGAGGCTGGGATGCCCCGTCGCAAggtatttttgataaagGTCCAGCGCGAGGGGTCGCAGGGCGAGTTTCAATATGTTGCTAGGCATTACGATGACCTAAAGCATCTGTACGCAAGCCTCCGCAAGGAGTTTCCCGGAAAGAAGATACCCGCCTTGATAGAGGAGAACAGGATACCCATCTGTATCAGCAAGCAACCTTTCGATACAAAATTCAAGTCTGCGGGTTCTGGAAACCAAACTGATGTGGATTGTATTCTCGGAGCGGATCCATTGGATCAGCAACCTTCTCCGCCGTCTGTGTCCTCGCTTTACCGAGGATACGAAAATAGCCGCGGCTCTGTTTCAAATGGCGATGCTGACGAGCAAACCACGTCTTCTGATGCAAGCAGTACTAGTTACATTATTCTAGAGATGGAGGCAATGCGGACAGCTCTGCGTCAGTATTTGAGGGCAATCTGCCAAGATGCAGAGGTATCCGCCAGTCTGTCCCTAACGAAATTCCTATTCAAGAGGACGATAGACAAGCGTGCTTTTACGCCAGAAATCCTGGAAGATATTGAATCTCGGGAGCTTATGGATGTATACAACCTCGAAAATCAAGTTAAATTCCAAAAAATGGCGTTTGATAGAACTGTGAAGCTACAGTCCTCGCTAAAGTCCCTAAAAGACACAATCTTGCAAGATAATGACTACATTATGAGGCTATTCCGTGAATTTAAGGAGAAGGAAGATCCCAGCGACCTATCTGAGCCTCTCAGAGATTTCTTTGAGTGGTGCAAAATTTATATTAGCGCTACCACATACCAGGTCTTCCTCGGGAATGACAATTGCTATGACTTCTATTACCATGTTCGACGCCTGCACAAGCTAATGCCTTACACAGTCATGTCAAAGATTATGAAGTACACCAACCCGATGTCCATAATGAAGACTATGATGGATCTCTTCATGGCACGGCCTTTTGGAGGACAGTCACTCTTGCAAACTATCTTTTCGAACATATTATCTGATGACTTAAAAGTTCAAGAGAAAATGATAGAAGACTTGGAGATGTATGTTACTAGTGAGACCATCCACGGCTCAGAAGTTGCACGTGTGCTCCAGAAatgtatttttgataatGAACAGGGTGAGTATATTGATATGGACGCCGTATATGAATTTGCAAAGGCAAAAGATCTTCCACTTGTGCTCGTCATATTGATGCAATGCCATAAGACGAAACTGTTATCTTCAACAGCTCTCGAGGAGGTTAAAAATTCGTTCAAGTATTGGAAAACGATGAAATCTATGGAACTCTCTATGGTGTCGACTAACTCTTCCATCACGGATTGTCCTGGATTATACTTTTCTCATATTAAGGAATTACTCCATATCTACATAAAGGAGAGGGATATTCGTGTCATGAAACTCCTATGGCAAGAATCGGAATTACCGGCATTATTAAAGTCAATAGTATCGCTCTTTTATGAACCCCTTGTGAAATTATTTAAAGTAGCAAGAGTGGATGTTGCTATGGCCAATTTTGAAAAGTTTATGGACGAACTTATATCTTTACTGGACGATGTAATCACTGGAAAACATGGGTTAGCTACGAGAGTAAACGTTGTGGAGAAAATCCATGGATTGGTGGATAAGCATGAGGACATATTCTACAAATTCATACATGAAATATATGTCAATGATACTGAAAATATATTTGAAGGACTGATAACTTGGATCTCCGATGTATCTGCTTTTCTTCAGAACAGCAAATGGGGAGAGGTGAGCGAAAGAGTCGACTTAATGGCCCTCCTGCACGCACATTCAGACATTGTAGATGTTCCAACGCTGCGGAAGCAGCTGGCAGACATGGTCGATCAGAAAAGGAAAGCGCAAGAAATCTATAGCAAAATCGTTAATCTAAAGGCGGCAACGGCTGATTCAAAGGGAGACGGCTCCTTGCAACAACGGATAGACGATGGATGGAAGCAAATGAACAACGCTGTGCTTCCTCAAGACGCAATAAACTTCGGAATTGACGACAGAGATTTGGTAGATTTAGACATAGATGTGGGTGATTTCGACTACTTGCATAACGAAGAGCAAGAATTACAGGATGAATATCGTACCATTTTGAATAAGCAAGTTGACACCAGCGAAATAGAAAGATTCAACAAGCTAGTATTTCGAAACACGCTCAAGGAGCTCCTGAACGTATAGCGGGGACAACTAAATTACCCAGCGCAAAAATAGTATAGGTAGTCGATTAATATACAGCGGTGACAAGGACCATCTGCTGAAGTTATCATAGTCCTACTTCCGAGATTTAATAATCTCCCGCAGCGTCTCAAAGGGACTGCTGCGAAAGCGCTCGTTGCTAATTACTTTGGTAAAGCGTTCCTGTTCTTTGGTAGTCAGCAGCTTCGCGCCCCTCTGTGTACGTATGCTAGGTTCGTTCTTCCGGATACGGACTGTCCCGCAAGCCTCAGCTGTATCGTGCAGACCGCTGTACCCATTCGATGCCGTGATAGCAGTGACACCCGTCACCGCTGCAAGCTCCCCTGACTCATCTTCTTCCAGTACTCCCTCCTCTTTCAAACTGGTCAGTAGGTCTTCCATCCTTGGCTTCAACTCCTCCTTCATTCTCTTCTTCCGGCGGCGAAGCGCAGACTTGGATATCCCACCATTACCGGCTTGGTCCCGCAGCCTGTTGAGGAAGCTTTGTGACCGGTTAAGCTGCTTTTCACGTTTGGACTCACGCAACTGGTGTAGGAAGGCCTTCGGATCCGGGGGAAGCTCTTCTGTCTCCATAGCCTCAGAAGAGTTGCGCCGCTGGCGCATCGCCTTTGCTCTTAATTGAGTACGTTTTTTAGCAACCATTTCACTCCCCTCTGTGCCCCTGTTGTTACTCCTATACCTGTGTTTCGTGGTATACCACTGCTTCAGATGCGATGAGCATCGTGCAGCTCTACGTGTAAAATTTTAAACACTTCTAAAACCTGCCCATGATCGGATGACTGGACCCTCAGCCCAATAATCGGAGAAGAGATAAATATCCATGAAACAGTGTGATCCCATGGCATATCATGTTCATTACAAGGCAAATTTTGCATCAGCCAAGCATTCCAGTTTTATCTAACACCTGCCCAGGTGTTGCTTCAGCCAATTCTTCAACAACCTTCGGCAGCGAAAATCTGAAAAACTTTCAGTACTTATACTTAGTTGCCATAGTTGTGAAGTCCACGGCCCGTTGAAGAAGACCCATAGGCTCCCATCAGCTCACTAAGCTTATCACTGAACCTTATTGTAATGTCACAAACAGTTTCCCGAGTATTCGCTCTCACTACAGCTACGGTAGTAGCTGTAGCTGCAGGTTATGCTCTGTACTTCGATTACCAGCGGAGGCACAACCCCGGGTTCAGAAAGAACCTCAAGCGGAGCCTTAAGAAGCAGCGTGCCCAGGAACATGCTGAGCACGAGGAAGCCAAGCAGGCTACGATGGCGCATGTTGGGGAGTACCTAACGATGGAACTAATTAAAGAGCCGATCCCACAGGACTCTAACGAGAAGCAGGCCAGCTTCAAGGTGAACGTGGAGGAGGGTGAGATGCTTGCCAAGGTTCCAGGTAAGGAGTTGGAGTCTGCCCTGAAGTTTTACAGGGCGTTAGCCATGTACCCTAGCCCAGCTGAGCTGCTGGGCATTTACCAGCGCTCGATTCCAGAGGCAGTTTACGAGTACATTGTGCTTATGATTGCCATCTTACCGCCAGTTAACGTCTCCTCGTTTCTGAGCGGAAGTGCATCTACGGCCTCGGTCCACGCACAGCCTCAGGAAGCGGTGGGTATTGACGAATAAGCGTGGGCGGTTGTGCTTCCGGACACTGAATACGCTAATGTTGCTCCAGTATATATATCTAGAAAGGTATTGGTCTAAACTGACGGGTCCGCTTGGACACTCTCGGGTGGGGTTCCTCTGTAAATACGTATATAGTAGGTAGCCTAGTGCGCTACGCCGATGGAGATGTAACCAATCTACACCCTACGCACATACTTGAACAAGCTTTTAGAAAGGAAGACGCCATATGCAAGCATACTGGCTGTGTGTAGCATGTTGAATAGTAGGCTGAGTCCGTGTGAACGTCCGAACTCCTTGCGTAGCGGAGCATCGACTGCCTCGAGCTCATCGCCGCTAAGTTCCTTTGCAGCTTGACGTCTCTCACGCTTCACCCTCCGTGTCCATGGTAACAGCCAGAAAAGGTTAACAGCCCCAGTAGCAGTGGCAGGTAAGAGGGTAGCAAGTGTCGGTGTCGCAAGCGGAAAAGGGGCCGTGAGTCCGATCACAATCGGCGCAACAGTCTGCACCTTGAACACCAGTTCGAGCATCCGATTCTGGATGCTCGAAAAGGTTTCACGATCCAAAGTCTTGAACGCAATAGGAGAGAAGACATAGCCGTAGAAAGCCGTGCCGCCAAAGCTGCAGTTTCTGGTCAGTAGCTGATGTTCGCTGGTTGTGCGAGAAGTACCTACGCGAAAGAGTATAGTAGTAAATGCGTGGAGTTCTTAACAAGAGACATGGTTATAGATTGGCAATGAAGTTACTGAAATGTATCCGCTGTCAACAAACTGCTCAACTTCTACTTTGGTTCTCGGGTATCGCCCGCAAATCAAACGACATCCATTCTTCACCTTGTtggtatatatatatattaaAAATTATATAAATTAGCCAATAATACAAAGACCGATTTTCAATACTGGCAATGCCTATTCCCTTCAGGTTATTAAGCAATAGTAATTCACTTTAGCATAAGAGGTTTCTGAATTATTATCACGTTCATGTTCTTCTGCGCTAACATCACCTGTCCAATAAGAGCCTGCAGAAAGTGGTTTCGTGGTCTAGTCGGTTATGGCATCTGCTTAACACGCAGAACGTCCCCAGTTCGATCCTGGGCGAAATCATTTCTTTTTGTACCCATCATGATCACTCACGTGCCCTAAAGATGGCCCATACTCATCCCAAATGCTGTGAGAGGCCAAGGTTTACGGCGGCCCTTGCGCTAGAAGTGCCTGACGCTACCTGGTACACTGGATCCACACATCCCGGTCCATCCAGGTAACATGGTCTATTACATACATATAAATGACTTAGTTGCATAATACAATAAACAATAAATTGTAACGTTTATCATTATATGTGCTCCGTATCTATGACAAATGTTGAGTGTGAAACAGGTTCGTCCGCGATAGTTTAATGGTTAGAATTCGCGCTTGTCGCGCGCGGGATCGGGGTTCAATTCCCCGTCGCGGAGATTTTTTTACATCAGGCTGTCGCCAGCCTCCAGAACTGTGGGAAATATTTCCGCCGCTCTAAACTCGAAATTTGCTGAGCCTGGTAAGGCCCTGCACCTAAAGACATCTCTGCATTGTTCTTCAAGGTCAGCACTGTTGGTGAGGAGTTTATTGCAGTGCTGCTGCAAACAAAATGGTAAATTTGAATAAGGTCCAACCTCGGAGTGGCGGGGACCACTATCTTGCCCTAGGTATCGAGGGATCGGCGAATAAACTGGGCGTTGGAATACTGAAACATCCCATGCTGTCCCAGCATAAGCAGGGAAGCCTTTCTCATGACTGCCAAGCGGAGATACTCTCGAACATTAGAGATACATACATAACGCCCCCGGGGGAGGGCTTTCTGCCTCGTGATACTGCGCGACACCACCGGAACTGGGTCGTGAGGCTAGTCCGGCGTGCACTTGTTGAGGCGGGCATTGAAGATCCCAGGCTCCTGGACGTGATATGTTTTACCAAGGGCCCGGGTATGGGGGCGCCGCTGCACTCAGTGGTCGTAGCAGCACGGACAATGTCGATGTTGTGGGATGTGCCCCTTGTCGCAGTTAATCACTGCATTGGACATATCGAGATGGGGCGCGAAATCACGAAAGCTGAGAATCCAGTGGTGCTCTACGTGAGTGGTGGCAACACCCAGGTAATCGCGTATTCGGAAAACCGCTACCGGATCTTCGGCGAGACACTTGATATCGCGATCGGCAACTGCCTTGACAGGTTTGCGCGCACACTAAAGATCCCCAATGATCCCTCTCCGGGCTACAACATCGAGCAGCTCGCTAAACAGTGCAAGAACAAGGACAGGCTGGTGGAACTGCCTTATACTGTGAAGGGGATGGACCTCTCCATGAGCGGTATTCTCGCCCACATCGACTCGCTCGCGAAGGACCTATTTCGTCGAAACACGAAGAACTACAAGCTCTTCGACCGCGAGACCGGCAAGCAGCTCGTCACCGTAGAGGACCTGTGCTACTCCCTACAGGAGCACCTGTTTGCCATGCTCGTGGAGATTACCGAGCGTGCCATGGCACATGTGAACTCTAACCAGGTGTTGATTGTCGGCGGTGTGGGCTGCAATGTCCGACTGCAGCAGATGATGGCGAGTATGTGCCAGAGCAGGGCCGACGGCCAAGTTCATGCGACGGACGAGCGCTTCTGTATTGACAACGGTGTCATGATTGCACAGGCTGGTCTACTTCAATATCGCATGGGCGATATAGTAAAAGACTTCTCAGAGACCGTTGTCACGCAGAGGTTCCGGACTGATGAGGTTTACGTATCGTGGCGCGACTAAGTGTGTACCAAGTTTAATAGAAGTTTTACCGCCCTAATATAGCTGTTAACCATCAGTGGCCTGCGATCAGCTGTCCAGACCAGTAGTCGCCGGTGGCTGTCACCAGCCTACGGGCCCAGCGCCAGGTATCCTGTTCGGACAGAACTGAAAAGCCAAACAAATAATGATGAAAAACATAGTGGTGGATTACTGTGCAACACCAAAGAGAGAAAAGTCTACAAGGCGTTCCAGGCGACATCAAGACCTCAGTACCGTATATTCATGTCGGAATCCTTAAGCTATTGTCTGGATCAAATTAAAGAATCCGCAGATTCTATAGCGACGCTCTACTTTAAACCACCTGGAATATTTCAAAATGCGCTCGTTCACAACTCTAAGACTTCGTATGCAGAAATAATCACACGGTTAATCCGGGATGCGGATCCAGTGGATGAGATGTCGCTGTATATGACGGATAAGGGCGGTAAACTACGGCGCAAAGACGGCAAACAGGGAGTTTATGACCACTTGACAGAGCGAGCTGCCACGCTAAAACGCGCTCGGCTGCTTGGAGCGCCTGAGGAGACGCCCATCGTGCATGTACCGAAGGAATTCTACCTCAAGCAGCACGATATAATCACAAAGAAGAAACAGCGGCAAAACCGCGACTTCTTATTTGATGAGTTTTCTAAGGAGTCCGGGGGAATGTTTGAGGTTCTGATCAAGAAATTTGCCGGCGATCAGCAGGTCCGCAACCTCCTTCTGGCGTTACAGAACGGCAGTGTGATTACTGGGGAAGACGCGTCCTCGCGCCGTAAAACGATGTTCGTGGAGGACTTCTCCGTCGAGCTTATTCTGCGGCTGTTGCGGGAAATCGTCACCCAGTGGCCCTTAAACGAACACCGCACGAAGTACGAACATCTGCTACAGACATACCATGATATAAGTGATGCCACGAACAAACTCCGAGCTCAGATTGCCGACCAGGAACACCGCCTGCAATCCCAGGACGCGCTGTCAGAAGAACCTGATGCAGATGATGATGACGTAGCACACCCCACATCTGGCGTCTCATACCTAATACAGCAGGAACTTGACGAAATTGACGCGTTGGAGAGagagctggagcagctcCGTAGGGATAGCAGAACTTGACCAGTCTCGCCTACATTCAGGCATCTAGGGCAACGCGTTCCGATTAGTATTACCCGGACATATCCAGAAACTTTACTGCAGCCCGTTTTTAATGATGCGAATTTTGTGTGATGTGACTGGCCGAACATTAGGCTCCGATAGTTGTAATTTTCCATTACAATGAAACAACTCAAGCTGTTGGCAGTGTTCAGGTCCTAATATATAATTAGCTTCCTCGAAAAGCGGAGCCAATTGACTGGGATCGCATTGATCGGCACGTTTCACATTTGGAAGAACATAGACGGGCTTGTTGCGATATAGGTTCAGACTAGGAGTGCTTCTTCTCTTCACTGCTCTGTTAAACACTTCTTTCTGTGATTCCTCTTATTAGGTAGCACAGCATGTCTAGTGGTACATCTGGCGACCAGATTTCGCATTTTGGGAAGACGCTGACGACCACTGCGTCGTTAGTGTTCGGCTCGCAGTCCATGGAGGATACTATCCTATCGTACAGCAGCCCCTACAAGAAGATATTGCATGACACAATAACCAGCTCCGGAGGGACCTCCAGTTTGATGAAGGTGGAGCGGAGTGGCCGTATGTTTACGCCGTTCAGGACGCGGAACTCGGCATTTCAGGACATATTCCACGCTTCTTCTGGCCGCGGCTACTTCAAGAATGGATTCAGTGACACCAGGACGAGCTTTCAGGTGTTAAGTTATCTTAGCGATGCGATGTTGGCGGATATACCTAGCTCGGAATCGGCGGCAGCAACTAGTGGAAAGCTGGTGACTGAGAAGGGCGAAAAGGGCAAGAAAAAAAGGGCAGAAACTGCACACGCACGCGGACCATCGCTTTACCAGGGCTTTGAGGCATCACTTCCCACAATTAATCAAACCATCACCACCCACCAGAAAAAGCAGATTATGAACAGAGATATTAAATCCATCAGGGAATCAGACGCTACTCCTGAAGATGTGGGACAGGATGTGGATATTGAGAAAGGTGAAGAGGAAACCACACATGATGAATTTACGCTTCCCAAGGGTATAAAACCTGAACACCTAAGCAACTCATACTCGATAAAGAATCTAAAGGGTGCCGTACAGACGATCACCGATAATCTGGATTTGTTGGAAATTCAAAAGAACCTGGCTGCTAGTGAAATCCGGGAATTGGATTTGAAGATGGAAAAATTAAAGCTCATGCGTGATTTGGTCTTTCGAAGGGTTGCCAAAATTGAACAAAATGAATTGTTCTTGGAAAAGCATCTAATGAACATTAGGGAGAGAATAGATATGATAGAGGAATATAACTTGGATAATGATACTGATGCGGAGAAGGCCTATGAGGAGGCAACCTCCGCGCCAGAAGATACGAAGGACCAATATAGCGAATTGCCTGATGCGAACACTGCTGAATCTGGTGAGACTGTTGTGCAGGAACCTCAAGTCAATCTTGCATCTGCACAGAAATCGCTCAAGAAAAGATCAAAGCAGACTGGATATTCGCATAAAAATCATGAAAAGAAGGTGCAGCAGCATGAGTTCAGGCATCTAAGGAAAACTTATCCAACCTTGCAACAATATTATGAACCAGGTGCTAACATTCTTTCCTTTGATTCAGCGCATGAGGACAACGTAACATGTTTGGATTTCAATTTGCCATTTGGAACTCTTTGCTCAGCTGGGAAGTTAGATCCTACAATTAAGGTGTGGAACTTGAGTAAGAACAAGCATGTGGCTTCCATTACAGGACATCTAGCGACTGTTAGCTGCATGCAGATGGACCAATATAATACTCTGATTACTGGTGGGCGTGATGCTTTGCTGAAAATGTGGGACATACAGAAGGCAATTGACAATGACTCAATTCCTTCCGACGAGGTCTGCATTTATACTTTTGACTCGCATATTGATGAAATTACTGCTTTGAGTTTTGAGGCCAATAATCTAGTCTCTGGTTCACAGGATAGAACCATCCGTCAATGGGATTTGAACAACGGTAAATGTGTCCAAACGCTAGATATCAACTTCGCCACAGGTGGAAACTTATCTCGCTCCATGATTGGTTCAGGATTCCTGAACACGAATAATGACCACCCCATTATCGGCGCTATCCAGTGTTACGATGCTGCACTTGCCACAGGTACCAAGGATGGTATTGTACGCCTATGGGACCTAAGGTCTGGACGGGTTGTGCGTACCCTAGAGGGCCACTCTGATGCTGTTACATCCCTTCAGTTTGATTCTCTAAACCTTGTGACTGGTTCCTTGGATAACAGCATTAGAATCTGGGATCTACGTACCGGTACATTGGCTGATACATTTTCGTATGAACACCCGGTGACATGTTTGCAGTTTGACTTGAATAAGATAGTTGTCGCTAACCAGGAAGGTACAGTGAAGGTTTACAACCGGCAAGAGAAGAAGCATTGGTTTTGCGGCGGTGATGAGCATAGTGAGAATGCCGTGGAATATGTCAGATATAAAGATGGCTACTTGGTTGAAGGCCGCGCGAACGGTGATATTAATGCCTGGGCCATTTGATATGAAGGGCCTTCTTTATCATGCGAGGTATATATTTTGCATCACTGGACAACGGTTGGCGGGG encodes the following:
- the LEC1 gene encoding Lec1p (Syntenic homolog of Saccharomyces cerevisiae YPR097W) is translated as MSTQLDPTEEHYLKRELLRLELNTEFGQFNDAEALRMFGAPFSADAPRKHGGGGLKGSLPLSLKRRLGGKSGGHETAHVADTEFPLLRHFLHTVVMTCPLLSQDLAASSHFWQSKVQAFFEHFMSMPFSSSYDREELTKRRKLAIKMSKLVLLFYNSGVGARQEQQYYAALEPLNLPTGDMQGGLGQFIMPTRESIQYAITQEPVYFNGIDINVIAVVDEECLLGDSLAHASSQQSWIKSAFNIPSRMLSRLAEAGMPRRKVFLIKVQREGSQGEFQYVARHYDDLKHLYASLRKEFPGKKIPALIEENRIPICISKQPFDTKFKSAGSGNQTDVDCILGADPLDQQPSPPSVSSLYRGYENSRGSVSNGDADEQTTSSDASSTSYIILEMEAMRTALRQYLRAICQDAEVSASLSLTKFLFKRTIDKRAFTPEILEDIESRELMDVYNLENQVKFQKMAFDRTVKLQSSLKSLKDTILQDNDYIMRLFREFKEKEDPSDLSEPLRDFFEWCKIYISATTYQVFLGNDNCYDFYYHVRRLHKLMPYTVMSKIMKYTNPMSIMKTMMDLFMARPFGGQSLLQTIFSNILSDDLKVQEKMIEDLEMYVTSETIHGSEVARVLQKCIFDNEQGEYIDMDAVYEFAKAKDLPLVLVILMQCHKTKLLSSTALEEVKNSFKYWKTMKSMELSMVSTNSSITDCPGLYFSHIKELLHIYIKERDIRVMKLLWQESELPALLKSIVSLFYEPLVKLFKVARVDVAMANFEKFMDELISLLDDVITGKHGLATRVNVVEKIHGLVDKHEDIFYKFIHEIYVNDTENIFEGLITWISDVSAFLQNSKWGEVSERVDLMALLHAHSDIVDVPTLRKQLADMVDQKRKAQEIYSKIVNLKAATADSKGDGSLQQRIDDGWKQMNNAVLPQDAINFGIDDRDLVDLDIDVGDFDYLHNEEQELQDEYRTILNKQVDTSEIERFNKLVFRNTLKELLNV
- the SLX9 gene encoding Slx9p (Syntenic homolog of Saccharomyces cerevisiae YGR081C (SLX9)) yields the protein MVAKKRTQLRAKAMRQRRNSSEAMETEELPPDPKAFLHQLRESKREKQLNRSQSFLNRLRDQAGNGGISKSALRRRKKRMKEELKPRMEDLLTSLKEEGVLEEDESGELAAVTGVTAITASNGYSGLHDTAEACGTVRIRKNEPSIRTQRGAKLLTTKEQERFTKVISNERFRSSPFETLREIIKSRK
- the TOM20 gene encoding TOM complex receptor protein TOM20 (Syntenic homolog of Saccharomyces cerevisiae YGR082W (TOM20)), whose product is MSQTVSRVFALTTATVVAVAAGYALYFDYQRRHNPGFRKNLKRSLKKQRAQEHAEHEEAKQATMAHVGEYLTMELIKEPIPQDSNEKQASFKVNVEEGEMLAKVPGKELESALKFYRALAMYPSPAELLGIYQRSIPEAVYEYIVLMIAILPPVNVSSFLSGSASTASVHAQPQEAVGIDE
- the TMH18 gene encoding Tmh18p (Syntenic homolog of Saccharomyces cerevisiae YPR098C; 1-intron), giving the protein MSLVKNSTHLLLYSFAFGGTAFYGYVFSPIAFKTLDRETFSSIQNRMLELVFKVQTVAPIVIGLTAPFPLATPTLATLLPATATGAVNLFWLLPWTRRVKRERRQAAKELSGDELEAVDAPLRKEFGRSHGLSLLFNMLHTASMLAYGVFLSKSLFKYVRRV
- the KAE1 gene encoding tRNA N6-adenosine threonylcarbamoyltransferase (Syntenic homolog of Saccharomyces cerevisiae YKR038C (KAE1)); this encodes MVNLNKVQPRSGGDHYLALGIEGSANKLGVGILKHPMLSQHKQGSLSHDCQAEILSNIRDTYITPPGEGFLPRDTARHHRNWVVRLVRRALVEAGIEDPRLLDVICFTKGPGMGAPLHSVVVAARTMSMLWDVPLVAVNHCIGHIEMGREITKAENPVVLYVSGGNTQVIAYSENRYRIFGETLDIAIGNCLDRFARTLKIPNDPSPGYNIEQLAKQCKNKDRLVELPYTVKGMDLSMSGILAHIDSLAKDLFRRNTKNYKLFDRETGKQLVTVEDLCYSLQEHLFAMLVEITERAMAHVNSNQVLIVGGVGCNVRLQQMMASMCQSRADGQVHATDERFCIDNGVMIAQAGLLQYRMGDIVKDFSETVVTQRFRTDEVYVSWRD
- the SPC34 gene encoding Spc34p (Syntenic homolog of Saccharomyces cerevisiae YKR037C (SPC34)), which encodes MSESLSYCLDQIKESADSIATLYFKPPGIFQNALVHNSKTSYAEIITRLIRDADPVDEMSLYMTDKGGKLRRKDGKQGVYDHLTERAATLKRARLLGAPEETPIVHVPKEFYLKQHDIITKKKQRQNRDFLFDEFSKESGGMFEVLIKKFAGDQQVRNLLLALQNGSVITGEDASSRRKTMFVEDFSVELILRLLREIVTQWPLNEHRTKYEHLLQTYHDISDATNKLRAQIADQEHRLQSQDALSEEPDADDDDVAHPTSGVSYLIQQELDEIDALERELEQLRRDSRT
- the CAF4 gene encoding Caf4p (Syntenic homolog of Saccharomyces cerevisiae YJL112W (MDV1) and YKR036C (CAF4)), whose protein sequence is MSSGTSGDQISHFGKTLTTTASLVFGSQSMEDTILSYSSPYKKILHDTITSSGGTSSLMKVERSGRMFTPFRTRNSAFQDIFHASSGRGYFKNGFSDTRTSFQVLSYLSDAMLADIPSSESAAATSGKLVTEKGEKGKKKRAETAHARGPSLYQGFEASLPTINQTITTHQKKQIMNRDIKSIRESDATPEDVGQDVDIEKGEEETTHDEFTLPKGIKPEHLSNSYSIKNLKGAVQTITDNLDLLEIQKNLAASEIRELDLKMEKLKLMRDLVFRRVAKIEQNELFLEKHLMNIRERIDMIEEYNLDNDTDAEKAYEEATSAPEDTKDQYSELPDANTAESGETVVQEPQVNLASAQKSLKKRSKQTGYSHKNHEKKVQQHEFRHLRKTYPTLQQYYEPGANILSFDSAHEDNVTCLDFNLPFGTLCSAGKLDPTIKVWNLSKNKHVASITGHLATVSCMQMDQYNTLITGGRDALLKMWDIQKAIDNDSIPSDEVCIYTFDSHIDEITALSFEANNLVSGSQDRTIRQWDLNNGKCVQTLDINFATGGNLSRSMIGSGFLNTNNDHPIIGAIQCYDAALATGTKDGIVRLWDLRSGRVVRTLEGHSDAVTSLQFDSLNLVTGSLDNSIRIWDLRTGTLADTFSYEHPVTCLQFDLNKIVVANQEGTVKVYNRQEKKHWFCGGDEHSENAVEYVRYKDGYLVEGRANGDINAWAI